One Gossypium arboreum isolate Shixiya-1 chromosome 13, ASM2569848v2, whole genome shotgun sequence genomic window, ATTCGAGACCGCCTAACGTTAGGCGAGGAAAATCCGATTGTAGAATACAAGATCGGGTAACACCGCAACTCGAGGTAGACAACCCGAAATGCTTTGTAATACGAGTGGAAGTCGAGAGGACTAAAGATACGACAAttagatctaaggctcgtgcaccgccgagcttatgctatacgtgcacgagaggaggcttcatcccccgatgttattactggtacatttactctttatgatactaatgtaattgcattgattgatcctggtcctactcattcttatgtatgtgagacattagtattcagcaaaactctacctgttgagtctattgagtttgtgattagagtgtcaaaccccttgggccggtgtgttatggttgataaagtgtgtaagaattgtcccttgatggttcaaGATTTTTGCTTTTcgactgatttgatgttgctaccatttgatgagttcgatataattctgggtatggattggctgactttacATGACGCTGTTGTGAACTACAAAAGGAAGACCATTGATCTTCGGAGCCAGAATGATGaagttattcggattgaatctaatgatttgtATGGGTTACcaacagtgatttcttcgatgctagctcagaaatatgtgaggaaagggtgtgaagcttgtTTTGCCTATGTGCTCAACAGTAAAGCGACTGAAAGAaatattgaatcagtacctgttgtatatgactatatggatgtgtttctagaagaattaccgggACTGCCACCttttcgggaagtagagtttggtattgagttaatgcctaggatgactccgatatccatagctctGCATCAATGGCTcctacaaaattaaaagaattgaaagcacagttgcaagaattgagaTAGAGGTTTCATGATCgagtttctctccgtggggtgcacctgtgttgtttgtgaaaaggaaaaatggaactatgagaatgtgcattgattacagcccgacttaataaggtgactataagaataagtatccgttaccacggattgatgatctgtttgaccaaccgAAATGGGCTCTGAtgattttcaagatagatttgagaccgaagctattatcgattctgagttaaagattcagatgtgccaaagacgccTTGAGAataaggtacggacactatgagtttttggttatgcctttcggactcactaatgcactgctattttcatggacttgatgaatccgATCTTGAACGATGTCTggaccggtttgtggttgtgtttatagatgacattttgatctactctcatgATGAAGTGAATATcttgaacatttgagacttgtctTGCAGaccttacgagataagcgattatatgcgaAATTCGGTAAATGTAAGTTCTAGTTAAATGAAGTCGATTTTACGGGCCATTAGTATTAGCATCGTATCCggtcgatccgagcaaaatttcaccatactagattggaaacctcAGAAGAATGTTTTTGAAGCAAAGCTTTCGGGACTTCTTGGTTATTATAGgcaggtttgtgaaaggtttctctgtGATTGCAGCTCTAATAACAAAGCTATTgcgtaaagatgttaagttcgagtggtcagagaagtgtcaacaaagttttaatCAGTTGAAGGCTCTTCTAATGAAACTCCAAGCTAGTTCAAATTAAATCggcaaagaatttgttatttatagtgatgcatcattaaatggtttgggttgtgtccTGATGTAGGAAGGCAGAGTGATAGTGTATGCCTCGAGACAAGtaaagccacatgaaaggaaCTATCCGAAACACGACCTAGAATTGCCAgccattgtgttcgcattgaagatttggcgtcattatctgttcggtgagaaatgtcatgtttattctgattataaaagcctgaaatatttgatgactcagaaatatctGAATTTGAAacaacgtcgatggttagaactgataaaagactacgagcttgtgattgactatcatccgggaaaagctaaAGTTGTTGTTGATgccttaagccaaaaatcactgtttgctttacgtgcaatgaatacgcatatggatatgtttgatgatggttcgatagtatctgaattgaaagctagaccattatttgttcaacaaatatgtgatgcccagaagattgataatgaattgattgcaAAATGAGCTCAGGTGAGACAGATCTTGATTCGAGTTCGAGTTGATCTTGATGATATTTAAGGTTCAAAGATCGAATATAcattctgagaaattcagagttgatttagatgattttgaatgaagctcatagcaaTCGATTAtctattcacccaggtagtacaaagatgtacaatgagctaaaacaactttactggtggcatggtatgaaacgagacatttctgactttgttgcaagatgtttagtttgtcaacaagtaaaagctgaacatcaggtgccttcaggactacttcaacctatcatgatacctgagtgtaaatgggatagagttacgatggattttgtatttggtttaccggtgacaccgagcaagaaagatgcaatctgggttgttgttgatagattgactaaatcggctcattttgttacGATCGTCATGATTACTCACTAGATAAGTTAGTGAATTGTATGTCtcccagttgtgagattacatggtgtgcctatatctattgtctCGGATAGAAATCCGAGGTTTACAtagcagttttggaagaaactgcaagatgcactaggtacaaaattacattttagtactgctttctaTCCGCAAGCAGATGGCGAGTCTGAATGaatattcagatacttgaggatatgttgagatgtggcattctcgagttcgaaggtacgtgggaacgatacctgcctctgattgaatttgcatataataacagttatcaatcgagtatcaaaatggcaccttatgaggctttgtatggacatAAATGTCGTACGtcgttgtactggactgagctcagtgacaataagatacacggagttgatttgatcgaGAAaccgaatgaaagtgaaagtgatccgtgaaagtttaaAAGCGACATCGATAGTCaaaatcttatgcggacttgaaacataaagatatagagtttcaaattggagacaaagtcttcttgaaagtatcaccgtggaagaaaatactcagattcggttgtaaaggcaaattgagtctgaggtttattgggccatatgaagttatagagcgtatcggaccagttgcttatagactattgttgccaccagagttagaaaagatccacaatgtattccacgttttgatgcttcgaaggtatcgatctgatccttcacatgtgattagtccgtctgaaattgaaattcaacatgatatgacctatgaggaagaaccgattcacatTCTGACTCTTGAAATTAAAGAGTTAGGAAATAAAAagatttcgttagttaaagtattgtggcataaacacggtgttgaagaagcaacatgggaactagaggatgcaatgaaagaacgctatccgaacctattcactggtaagatttcagggacgaaaatccctaaggggggagagttgtaacagcccgatttagaccctaatcggaacggtggtttcgggaccacaatttgagtcaaaaaatatctaaaattattttatgtgtttattttgtgtgaatttatatatgtgaaattttcgtgatttaattttgtcgtttaggtgtcccattaaataaaaggacttatcgcgtaaattaaaattttgatagttaaaagcataaagggctaaattgataatgGCTTATTAAATGGAAGACTTTAAGTTGTAAATTACCCATTGCCATAATAAGTGGACGGTAAAAGACATGGATTATatagtttattattatttcattaaggttatttaagtaatttatttaataaacatataatagttaaaataaaGTTATGAAATTAATTACATTCATTTTGTTCTTTGACCGAAacttaagaaaagaaaagaagaaagaataaaAGCTAGGGTTCGCTTATTtggagctcaatcaaggttcattttcttgtcgattttgataatttctacgtttttgagatcgttgcttagtaatcttcaaaacccaagctttaattttttattttgataaatattttgagttgttCCATTATTGATAGCTTgggatttttgttgtttgatgatgaaaaatgaaagatatgttttagattaacatattttgtattggagtttttgatgattttgagtaattaggacttaattgaaaaaataataatttgagggactaaaatatgaaattgataaaatatgtggacttgtatgagcatgtgggctattcggcctaacatgggtgttgtgaaattttgtgtattttttgttttgtgtaatatggactaaattgtaaaaattgtaaatgttaggggtaaaatggtaattttcctatttatgtgtttttgggctaaattgaatgaaaatatgtttaaatgagcttaatttgaatatgtttagatcaagaaccaaagaaatcagatttggaccggagaaaaacaaaagttgtcgactagcagcccagTCCCGTTTTACgatgtctgaggtaagtttataagcaaatagacgtgtttattgatAACTTTAACGTTATGTTTTCTTAAGTTAAAATTATGGTATGGCTGAATGTGATTGAATATGGTTACCACACTTTCGAGTGCGATTCGACTGaaatacgacgtccgaaagccccgtatgaaccttaggaatagataggatacatatgtcatgatataggattccgatatatgtgtgcaagtaagaccatggcatcgatttgtggttttcgatatgtgtttacaagTAAGACCCTGTTCGGGACAATGGCATCgtttgtggctacatgtaagcccacgtctgggacgttatgttgtatgatttatgtgattatccgagtgtcctatccaattcgaATGGTTCATTGGGGAAAGGTAATCGTGTATGATTGTATGATATGAGCTAATGGCCGGTATGAGTTAGTTCGATAATTAacaaaaataaggtaagtgtattGACCTATTGCACATTATTGAATAAATGTAAATTTAGTATATGTGTATTTATGAGTATTCGATCATGTGACTAATATAAGTACTTGAGACTATATTATAATCTATGAGTTTATGTATGAATGGTTATGTGAACTAAGAACTTAGTGGATATTCGACCTTGAAAGCTAAATAATGATTTGTAACTTTTGATCATACAAGCATTAGGGTAAAGTGATGATTTAACTGTGTATAAATGCATATGATTATATATAAGTAACATGGATGTATTCGTGCCTAGAATCGAATGTAAATTGATGTAATAATTTTAGTATAAATTAGTTAAGTCGAATAAATCATTGAGTAATtgatttgcttatgacttactaagctttgagagcttattccttgtgttttatctactttgttttatagattttgaagtcaagctacaagctcgggagCAGTCAgtcaagttcatcacactatctactgttttggtaccttCAAACTAAATTTAAgttatggcatgcataggctgGTTTTGGAGTTAGttattttggaaatgaatgtatatttaagccatgtgaaaatggctaaattTTTAAGTTAGTCTtgaatgtgttttggttgtggtTATTGCTCTCTATATGAATTCAGTTATGCATGATCATGGAATGAGCTCATTAGGGTTAACATATCTTGTTAgtgaattaagtttaattaagaTTATGTGTGTTTTGTGCATCACAATAATTGATGAATTGGGCAGCATCTTTAGTTATTCCGATTATAGTTTTTGCGTGAGTACAAACATATATATGGAAGCGGTAGTTATAATTTGTTAAGGTGTTGTTATATGCATTGGTATAGGGAATATTCGGCTATATCTTATTGTGAATTGGATTGATTTTGTTACTGTGTTTTATATGATATGTATGGTTGCTTGGCATGGCTCATTAATgatttatattttgataaatcgTTTGTCATATGAGTTGAATTAAAAATAATGTCTAGGTTTATTTATATTCGCCCTTGATACTTAAAATGTCTTAGGTACTTTTTTATATGTTTACGAGGTGATTATAATGGATAATGTACGTGCATGGTCGGTTATAAGACAAGGGTGAATGAGATGGTTGTAACCAACTTGATTATAGGTATAAGTTTATGTATTTATTTGCGCATAGGATGGATTAACTTATCTATGATATGGTAGTTGTCTATGCTATTACATTGGGTAAATAATGCAGTCAGAAGTATGCATGAATGTAATAATACGAAGCCTATGTGAATTTTGATTGACATATCGACATTATAAGGTGTATATTTTTTCCACATGAGTTGGCTTGAATTTCGTAATAAAAATTGCATTTATATTCTACTAGGAAAGGAAGAAACATACACACATGCAATGATATAACGTTTGTGGTTCGGTGATTAAGTgtttatatatgtatgcatattcgaatGGGTGAATTTACCTATATTAATGCATGAAACATGTAAACTCATGCCAACTATGAAATCATCTTGCATAAATGATATATATTGGAAATTTGTATTGTCGACATGTAAAGTAGCACTTATGCAATTCTTTTATATTAAAAGGATATAATAGGTCCGATGCTTAATTAATAAAGTTGATGGTTAGTTATTTGTATTCCGTATACATAAATAGTTTGCTTTGACATATATtggattatgttttaattatgtgtaagaccatgtctgggacatgggcatcattatatgattacgtgtaagaccatgtctgggacatcgacatcgttaatcgatttcgtgtaagaccctgtctgggacagtggcatcgatatgtgttaaCATGTaggaccatatttgggatatggcattgtacgagctttatgtgattttcgagtatccttgacaatttgaatggttcaacgggcatagtcaAGATGAGAAATAAAGTATGATTGGAATAAGTCATACAGTGCATACGTAACCTATGTGAGAATCGAATCAAAGTAAATTGATGAGTTcatattgtattatgtatattaaaAAAGAATTGtatataagtatgtttcatgtcaaaatgtgtttatttgattataatgaagtatgaattgaatAAATGTTGAGTAATTAAATGAAAAGTATGAGTTGAAAAAGGTAAGTTGTCGAATAAGACCATAGTCGGGCTATGGCAATTGACTTATAAAACCATAAgcgggttatggcatgtgaaatAAAGACCAAAGCGagccttggcaatgtatgtgtaagaccatagttggactatggcattgggaaaattgatgaatattgaattgaataaagtttatatataattgtttatgcttatgaaaatgtgaatgaattgataagaaTATTCAAACTATACATGTTTTGAATGAATAAACTCATGAAAATTTTGATCATCTATGTACATGAATTTGAGATTGAATGGTgaaatcatatgaattatatcatgATTTGAGTAATTGTTTAAAATGCgtttatttaataatatgagtttatttccatacgagcttactaagctttatagcttactttgttttattttctatgtttatagagtttcgaaagcttgctcgggttggaagtcatcggagatctcatcacactatccagctatggTTTGGtttatatgagctttgtgattttggttatatggcatgtataggcttgagtgtTTTTATAAAGGTTTTGGGTGATGTATTGGGTCATTTTATATGGCTTATTAATGACTTACATTTGATGTGTAATTTGCCTTGTGtaatggcataatttggtatggttgGTGATGGTTCAAGATGATCATTTCGTCATTTGGTATATGAAGAGTATTTacttatgaaaacatgattttggaCTTGATAAATGCATGGCTAATAGATAATTTATGAGTCAAGCTTTGTGTGTGATTGATGGTAGTAAAATACATATTGAAATAGGTTGTTTTGATGAGTATGATATGTACTTTGGTATATGATTGAATAGGTGAGTAATGAGGAATCAATCATGCTAGCTTGGTATGTGTTTGAATGTACTAATGGTATTGATTTGAGTATATGAGTGCTTGATTTTGAAATGGCTTATAATATATATTCAAATGGTTGTTTTGGCTGCCAAATTGGATGTGAGTAAGGTGTTATATATATGCTTTAAGGTGATTGATTATATGTAATGcctccacgcccgagaccatcaccggagtcgagcttgagggttaccgaacataatttatcaatttaagaacttcaaatcatttgtttctacattcacagactttctagctactcgcgtcacgattacaagaaaatcatatctcgagttatgaaactcaaatcaagatccgtaaattttccctaaatctagattcatatatctatttactaattttttctagaagttttggttaggacaattagtacagtttattagttaaagtctccctgtttgaggTTTGATTGCTcgacatatgtgtattacgaatcagatatctctatacagaatttaaatgactacaaggtttgtttttcttaaaactagactcaataaggaatctgtacatataaataaaaacttctacttatttttttagaatttattatgaatttttaaagtcagaataggggatccagaactatggtgttttatcttcctttaggtatttttgtccaaactagtataatggtctaattgctatttaaggacctctacttaaaacccccatttcaatcaagtactttatgaacttggacacacatttttcacttatttcaatttagtcctaaacatcaaattaaacacccaatcataaaattttcaacctcgaattcgtggtttcaaaaccactattccgttttggtcttaaatcgggctgttacaattaggATCTAGTTCGGGTTGTTACAGGTTTAGTCCTGGATTAGTTTGTATGCATGTTCTGGACCTCATAAGTCCATAATTGGGACAATATGATtctgtttgattggttttaaattgaaatgaaattttatagcccatatTTTCCGATAATACCCCATACCttgtcccggtctcgggtacgggtaaggggtgttatagattTATTGTGTACCATTGAGCTTGTAAAGCTCAACCTTTGAATTGTCTTAATGTTCAGATTTATAAACTTTTGTTCGTGTCCGAAGAACATCATCGACGAGAGACTCCTAGCATCACGTATTCAGAGTACAGTACCTTATCTATTAGTGGGCATTATTTTCCTCAGGTCTTACTTGTATTTTTTTTGTAGGTCTGtaactcatttatcatttttattattttgactatTTTGATATACGATGATATTGAAGCTCCACATATTTTGTAAAGctacttttattactattttcaGTATAACTATGTATAGTATTTTCTCTTATATAAAATGTGTttcaatgttttaaaattatttgaaaattttgttggatTACTACGGTGACCTAATGTAGCGCCTTAGTATTCGAGTACTCTATATTTGGGATTAAGGTGTTACAGGATAGGACGTAGTAATTAGGCTTTGGTATGGTGGTTAACTAAGTGGGTCTGTTTGTCAAACGAGTTGCAATCCAAGGGTTTCTTATGAACGGTGTTTTCAAGGGATTCCACATGTTCttttaagaaatttttttaagggtTTCGTACATAATAGTCCCAAACCAAGCTGTCTGGGCCATCTGTGTAACAAAATCTATACttgattttagaaaaaaaataatccATCAAATGAGTTGGAGCTTTGCTAGTTAGGGATGAGAAAAACTTGATTCAATtcgaaaaaattgaataaaatcgaatttcgagttatttgagtcaactgaataagtaatttgagtttcgagttcgagttgagttgaattttacaattcaaaaaactcaaataattcaaataatagatTAATATAAATACCCTTTTAGTTcgtgtcaattttgaaaatgagcaaattagtctttgtcaacaaaaatacaaaaaaattaaaataattttaaaatttaaaatatttataaaatcccaaaatttatatttttaaaaaattataaaattttaaaaaatttctaaaattataaagaaagtgaaaattttaaaattttctaaaacaaTAATGTTgagacctaaataagttaattaatgattcaagtttaacatactaaaatatctttttttcctttgaaaaggttttcaaatataaatgatttCAAATTTATATGCTCTAACATAAAACTAattgtaataaaatttaatttgacatgtttaatttttaatttaacttgaataattttactcaattcaacttaaattttattttactctaACTTAATCTAgagattttttaataaaattaaaataatttaacttaattaaatcCGAATTTTTTTTTATGCGATTCCGTTGAAGTTTCAACTTTTTTCTTCTACACTGGAAGTAAACTTAGTAtttattcaaaaaaatataaGCAGAGTGATTTTCCCCTACTAGGTCTACGAAGATGACTGCGACGTCGTATTGGGCATTGATTTTTCACTTCCACTAGCTTCCTAAGTTACTAAAAGTTCCAATTTCGCAAAGTTAATTGGGCTTTGAGAGGGAGCGCGAACAGAAAAGAATAGGTTTCTTGACATTTTCAGCAGGTAGAAGAGAAAGGGCGATTAGTTATTGAAATGGCGGCGTTGAGAGGAGTTGTGCTAAAGCACCTGAGAGTGAATGCAACATCCCTGTCTCTGCTTCGTAACCCTAAACCCATCCCTAACGGCCACGGTGCTCTAATCTTCAACGCCATACGGCGCCGATTTTCCGACGACGTCATGGGCTCATTCCTTGACAAATCTGAGGTCACCGATCGCGTTGTCTCCGTAGTAAAAAACTTCCAGAAAATTGATCCATCCAAGGTTTTACTTTTTCATTCACTCTTCTAACTTTTTTCTTATAATATTAGGTTATTGATTTAGTCACTTCTTCCTTTTCATTAGCCAATAGCTTCTTTTAAGCTTGCGATgctattttctttaaattgtttAGTAAATACCGATTCGATTGCTCGACTTAATTTATTTATGATTGGTGACGTCTGGTGTAGAGGAGTTGTATTTCTCCTAAATCAAACTAACCCTTCGATTATTTCGCTGTAAGTTTCTTTATTTTTGTTGCTTTGATATGATAAGCTGAGAACTACCAAAAATAAGTCTCTTTTCTAGCTGTAGTTAGATGCCTTCAAATTTCTGTCTTTTAGGAGTGAAGATTAATATAAATTGACTTGTATTCTGAATTAACAAACCAGTACATAAGAAACTGTGGAAAATTTTGTTTGGTTTATAATGCGAGTTCATTTCTTTAGAGCTGATTTCTGCTTGGTTCGTTTGATGTGGATGTGAAGCTTTGGTATTTTGCAAATATGAAATTTGAGGTGGTATGGTCAGGCACTGCTTAACTATTGCTTTTTCTCTCTAATAAAAAATTTGGGTGCTTAAATGAATAGGTTATTCAGTTTCTTTCAGAGGAGGAATATGAAATAGGTTTGTTTTGGGCTGGAGTTGGTTGTGGTTGTGAATTCGATATCAAATTGAAATTTGGTTGGATTGGTAGTCTAAGTTTTTGCAATATTTATGTTGTCTGGCACGTGATTGATATGCAAACAAGTATGACTTGTATAAGCATTAGATCAACTTCAATGCTAGTTGTAGTTGTAGAAGTGTGATTTTACAATCTACTTGCGAAAGAGGCTTTTGTAACATACTAGTCAGACACTGCATACAAGGGATAATTATGGCTGATAAATATGATttactaaataatttttttttttaaaaaagaaattctATTTACTATATATACTTCTCTTGACTGAGTTGATGCCATAAGTTAACCAGGCACCGATTTAGTTgggaaattactaaaatatccttTCACATACAaagtaattaattataatataagaGTGCTTTTGGTTTTTCAtgctttttaataaaataatattatgatAGGATTTGAACTTGGGACGTGTGAGACTTAAActtttaacttaccatttcaaccaAGGCCTAAAAAATAaacgaattagggcctaaatacTAGGCTTTTTTTCTTGCAAGTAAAGTTACTTGGCTTTCTTGCAAATAACGTTTTATTCTAGCCCTAGATTTAAACCCTAAAAATACTTAATAACCCTAGGGGTCTATAATAtatctactaaaaataaattttataagatAAAACTGACataataaaatagtataataaaaataaaagctcCTGCGTCAATGTGCCTCAGAACAAGTACTACATTTAAAGGGCTGACTGAGTTGGTATCACCCATAAACCGAATTCCAACTCAGTTAAACAATTATCAAAAATATTTCCTTTTACAAAATACATTATTATGAGGGTGTTTTTCTcattttaaatcatttgaaatctAGGAAAATGCACTTGATGGGATTCAAACCGAAATCACTATAGTCGTATGTTACAAAAGCCTCTGTTTTAAACTAAAGCTTTATATACTCTTAACatcaattttttataaatatatttgttacataTATTCTTTCACGTGCCAtaatctagtttttttttttatttagttttaccTTATCCTTAAATAATTGAAAGAAAAAAGGTAAAATGACGTGCGAGTCCCTTTTCAACTTCTGTTCTCAGTTCTTCCTCAAATCCTAACCCCTCATTCCTGTGTCCAGCATGATT contains:
- the LOC128286940 gene encoding acyl carrier protein 2, mitochondrial-like; translated protein: MAALRGVVLKHLRVNATSLSLLRNPKPIPNGHGALIFNAIRRRFSDDVMGSFLDKSEVTDRVVSVVKNFQKIDPSKVTSNAHFQKDLGLDSLDTVEVVMALEEEFGFEIPDNEADKISTISHAVEFIASHPQAK